A region from the Thermanaeromonas sp. C210 genome encodes:
- a CDS encoding ATP-binding protein, translating to AGPRGYIKVWTRHERMQGMVVIGVEDNGPGIPPDKLEKIFEAFYTTKEHGTGLGLTLSRRMVEGHGGKIEVTSRVGEGSCFKVYLPLP from the coding sequence CCGCCGGGCCTAGGGGCTACATAAAGGTATGGACCCGTCATGAAAGGATGCAAGGGATGGTGGTCATTGGCGTGGAGGATAACGGCCCGGGTATACCCCCGGACAAATTGGAAAAGATCTTTGAAGCCTTTTATACCACCAAGGAACACGGCACCGGCCTGGGGCTTACCTTAAGCCGGCGAATGGTCGAAGGCCACGGTGGGAAAATAGAGGTTACCAGCCGGGTGGGTGAAGGAAGCTGCTTCAAGGTCTACCTTCCTTTGCCATGA
- a CDS encoding vitamin B12-dependent ribonucleotide reductase, giving the protein MKLTENARLILEKRYLRKENGVPVETPEEMFLRVARAVAEAEKEFAPQLSPEELEEYVRKFYDLMVSLDFLPNSPTLMNAGRPLGQLSACFVLPVEDSMEEIFTALKDAALIHKSGGGTGFSFSRLRPKNSPVRSTGGLASGPVSFMKVFNAATEAIKQGGTRRGANMGILRVDHPDIVEFISCKEDNKELTNFNISVGLTKEFMEAVARDDYYELKFGDKVYEKLKARDVFDKIVSHAWANGEPGIVFLDRLNEGNPTPELGEIEATNPCGEQPLLPYEACNLGSINLSHMVENGEILWDKLARTVYWSVRFLDNVIEINRFPIEKITAMVRGNRKIGLGVMGWADMLFKLRIPYDSEEAVNLGEKVMSFIQGEAAKASQSLAEERGSFPNIERSIYRGTKRRNATCTTIAPTGTISMIAGTTSGIEPVFALAYTKNVLDGESLIEVNPVFEEYIRTNFSPEIGREIIRQVAATGSVKDIAEIPADMRRVFVTALEISPEWHIRMQAAFQKFTDNAVSKTVNFPPTATKEDVRRAYELAYQLGCKGVTVYRSGSREQEVLVTGARAKDRREGDRSRDKTYPRPRPKRTIGVTEQVKTGCGKMYITVNYDQEGLIETFITTGSSGGCSGFTEGVSRLISLALRANIAPEAIIDQLTSVSCPNFLRRRATDKGIIGKSCPDIIGRVLARELKNWQEFGTNLEANLAAAWEEISATLEGCRQDNERPSEDELIRQGICPECGSRLRHQEGCVTCSCGFSKCG; this is encoded by the coding sequence ATGAAGTTAACAGAAAATGCGCGCCTCATTCTAGAAAAGAGATATTTGCGCAAGGAAAACGGCGTGCCTGTCGAGACGCCGGAGGAAATGTTCCTGCGCGTGGCCCGGGCGGTAGCCGAAGCGGAAAAAGAGTTTGCGCCCCAGCTTTCGCCCGAGGAGCTGGAAGAATACGTCCGGAAGTTCTATGATCTTATGGTGAGTTTAGACTTCCTGCCCAACAGCCCCACCCTTATGAATGCAGGTCGCCCCCTGGGACAGCTATCGGCCTGCTTCGTCCTGCCGGTGGAAGATAGCATGGAAGAGATTTTTACCGCGCTTAAGGATGCGGCCCTTATCCACAAGAGTGGCGGCGGGACGGGCTTCTCTTTTTCCCGCCTCCGTCCTAAGAATAGTCCCGTGCGTTCCACCGGAGGGTTGGCTTCGGGGCCTGTATCTTTTATGAAGGTGTTTAACGCGGCTACGGAAGCCATCAAGCAGGGCGGCACCCGCCGGGGGGCCAATATGGGTATCTTGAGGGTGGACCACCCGGATATTGTGGAATTCATTTCCTGCAAGGAGGACAATAAGGAATTAACCAATTTCAATATCTCCGTGGGATTGACCAAAGAATTTATGGAAGCAGTGGCCCGCGACGATTACTATGAATTAAAGTTCGGGGATAAGGTGTACGAAAAACTTAAGGCCCGCGATGTTTTCGACAAGATCGTTAGCCATGCCTGGGCCAACGGGGAGCCGGGCATCGTATTCCTGGACCGGTTGAATGAAGGCAACCCTACTCCCGAGCTGGGGGAAATCGAGGCCACCAACCCCTGCGGCGAGCAGCCCCTGCTGCCCTACGAAGCATGTAATTTAGGCTCCATCAACCTTTCCCACATGGTGGAGAATGGTGAGATCCTCTGGGACAAGCTCGCCAGAACGGTTTACTGGTCGGTACGTTTTCTGGACAATGTAATAGAAATAAACCGGTTCCCCATTGAGAAGATCACCGCCATGGTGCGGGGCAACCGCAAAATCGGCCTGGGGGTCATGGGTTGGGCCGACATGCTCTTTAAGCTACGCATCCCCTATGACTCGGAAGAAGCCGTAAATCTGGGCGAAAAGGTCATGTCCTTCATCCAGGGGGAGGCCGCGAAGGCTTCCCAGAGCTTGGCGGAGGAGCGGGGCAGCTTCCCCAATATCGAAAGGAGCATTTACCGCGGCACCAAACGCCGCAATGCCACGTGTACCACCATCGCCCCCACGGGAACCATAAGTATGATCGCGGGTACCACGTCCGGCATAGAGCCGGTCTTTGCCCTGGCCTACACCAAGAACGTCCTGGACGGTGAGAGCCTCATAGAGGTCAATCCGGTTTTCGAAGAATACATCCGCACTAACTTTTCGCCGGAGATAGGCCGGGAAATCATCCGGCAGGTGGCAGCCACCGGTTCCGTGAAGGATATTGCCGAGATACCCGCCGATATGCGGCGGGTCTTCGTGACGGCCCTGGAGATCAGCCCCGAGTGGCACATCCGCATGCAGGCCGCCTTCCAGAAATTTACTGACAATGCCGTCTCTAAGACCGTCAACTTTCCTCCCACGGCCACTAAAGAGGACGTGCGCCGGGCTTACGAGCTGGCCTACCAGCTGGGGTGTAAGGGCGTTACGGTTTACCGCTCGGGGAGCCGCGAACAGGAGGTCCTGGTGACCGGAGCCCGGGCCAAAGACCGCAGGGAAGGGGACCGTAGCAGGGATAAGACGTATCCCCGTCCCCGCCCCAAGCGAACCATTGGAGTGACGGAGCAGGTTAAGACCGGCTGCGGAAAGATGTATATTACCGTCAACTACGACCAGGAGGGCCTGATCGAAACCTTTATCACCACCGGTTCCTCGGGGGGCTGCAGCGGGTTTACCGAGGGTGTTAGCCGGCTCATTTCCCTGGCCCTGAGGGCCAATATTGCCCCGGAAGCCATCATCGACCAGCTGACCTCGGTGAGCTGTCCTAATTTCCTGCGGCGCCGTGCCACGGACAAGGGGATTATAGGCAAGTCCTGCCCGGACATCATCGGCCGGGTATTGGCCCGGGAGCTCAAGAACTGGCAGGAGTTCGGCACCAATCTGGAAGCCAATTTGGCGGCGGCCTGGGAAGAAATCAGCGCCACCCTGGAGGGTTGCCGGCAGGACAACGAGCGGCCCAGTGAAGATGAATTGATAAGGCAGGGTATTTGTCCTGAATGCGGCTCGCGCCTCCGTCACCAGGAAGGGTGCGTTACTTGCAGCTGCGGCTTCAGCAAATGCGGGTAG
- a CDS encoding glycosyltransferase family 4 protein: protein MRIAFFSDSYLPYRSGVVRSIETFTRELRRAGHEVFIFAPSYGASGPEENIYRFPSVRAPNFKEFALAIPWAPRLGKLLTRLQPDVIHVHSPFMVGRLGARAARHLDVPLVFTYHTLYDKYAHYFPLAPGLAAKVVRWYAVNFCNRCNLVIAPTTEVASFLRENGVKARIEALPTGIVVEEYQRGDPGWLRRKTGLGEEDVVLLHVGRLGKEKNLDFLLRCFARLRREAPFTHLVLVGSGPLEGHLREEARRLGVLEAVHFLGAFPFEDMPKVYRGADVFVFASLTETQGLVIAEAKAAGLPVVAVAAYGVKEMVKHGVDGFLVPPDEEEFIAILKEIILNRDLRRRMGTRAAENAYRLSSSAMARRLIDLYRELIDEE, encoded by the coding sequence TTGCGGATAGCATTTTTTTCCGATAGCTACCTTCCTTACCGCAGCGGCGTCGTTCGCTCCATCGAGACCTTCACGCGGGAGTTGAGGCGGGCGGGACACGAGGTGTTTATTTTTGCTCCGAGTTATGGTGCTTCCGGACCGGAAGAGAACATCTATCGCTTCCCTTCCGTGCGGGCCCCCAATTTTAAAGAATTTGCCCTGGCCATTCCCTGGGCCCCCCGGCTGGGGAAACTACTTACGAGGCTTCAGCCGGATGTAATCCACGTCCATTCGCCTTTCATGGTAGGCAGGCTCGGGGCGAGGGCGGCGCGGCATCTGGACGTGCCCCTGGTATTTACTTATCATACCCTTTACGATAAATACGCCCATTACTTTCCCCTGGCGCCCGGATTAGCCGCGAAGGTTGTCCGCTGGTATGCCGTAAACTTTTGCAACCGCTGTAACCTGGTCATAGCTCCTACGACGGAAGTAGCCTCCTTTCTGAGGGAGAACGGTGTTAAGGCGAGGATTGAAGCCCTGCCCACGGGGATTGTGGTAGAAGAGTATCAAAGGGGCGACCCCGGCTGGCTGCGGCGGAAGACCGGGCTGGGGGAGGAAGACGTTGTTCTTCTCCATGTGGGCCGCCTCGGCAAGGAGAAAAACCTGGATTTTCTTTTGCGGTGTTTTGCCCGCCTGCGGCGGGAAGCCCCCTTTACCCACCTGGTCCTGGTAGGCAGCGGCCCCCTGGAAGGGCACCTGAGGGAGGAGGCCCGGCGCCTGGGGGTGTTGGAGGCGGTCCATTTCCTGGGTGCTTTCCCTTTCGAGGACATGCCGAAGGTTTACCGGGGAGCCGATGTGTTCGTTTTTGCCTCTCTGACCGAAACCCAGGGCCTGGTTATCGCCGAGGCCAAGGCTGCCGGGCTACCGGTGGTGGCCGTAGCCGCTTACGGGGTGAAAGAAATGGTGAAACACGGGGTGGACGGCTTTTTGGTGCCGCCGGATGAGGAGGAGTTCATCGCCATCCTGAAGGAAATAATTCTTAACAGGGATTTGCGCCGCCGGATGGGGACGAGGGCTGCGGAAAACGCTTACAGGTTGTCTTCGTCCGCCATGGCCCGCCGGCTGATAGACCTGTACCGAGAACTGATAGACGAGGAGTGA
- the gltX gene encoding glutamate--tRNA ligase, which produces MSVRVRFAPSPTGSLHIGGARTALFNWLFARRHKGSFVLRIDDTDLERSSEESYRSILRSLEWLGLNWDEGPYLESERLELYRRAAEKLLVEDKAYLCYCTPEELAERRREAQAKGLAPMYDRRCRYLTPDERSRLEAEGRRPTIRLAVPDTGTTVVSDVIRGEVAFDNATIDDFIIVKSNGMPTYNFATVIDDHEMGITHVIRAEEHLSNTPKQILVFQALGYELPVFAHVPMILAPDRSKLSKRHGATSVEEYREAGYLPEAIINYLALLGWSPEGEEEILPLEAIISQFSLEKVSKNAAIYDTKKLTWMNGHYLRESDLDRITTMALPFLQAQGLLPDPLPEEDYPYVRAVVEAVRDRVKTLAEVAEAASYFFAKVTEYEEKGVRKFFARPGVADLLRQAKERLQKLETFDMETTEKAYRDLAAELNIPAGQLIHPTRLAVSGRTMGPGLFEILELLGKERVVARLEQAIAWIQENIEGAAEGGSLNGP; this is translated from the coding sequence TTGTCCGTTCGCGTTCGGTTTGCACCGAGTCCCACAGGGAGTCTACACATAGGGGGAGCCCGCACGGCTCTTTTTAATTGGCTTTTTGCCCGGCGCCATAAAGGCTCCTTTGTTTTGCGCATCGACGACACGGACCTGGAACGTTCGTCGGAGGAATCCTACCGGTCTATCCTGCGTTCCCTGGAATGGCTGGGCTTGAATTGGGATGAAGGTCCCTATTTGGAATCAGAACGCCTGGAGCTGTACCGCCGGGCGGCAGAAAAGCTGTTGGTGGAGGACAAAGCATATCTGTGCTACTGTACGCCGGAAGAGCTGGCCGAGCGCCGGCGCGAGGCCCAGGCCAAGGGGTTGGCCCCCATGTACGACCGCCGGTGCCGGTATCTTACCCCCGATGAGCGCTCCAGGTTGGAAGCCGAGGGCCGGCGGCCCACCATACGGCTGGCGGTGCCCGACACCGGGACTACGGTAGTGTCCGATGTTATCCGGGGCGAGGTGGCCTTTGACAATGCTACCATTGATGATTTTATAATTGTCAAGTCCAACGGCATGCCCACTTATAATTTTGCCACCGTGATAGACGATCACGAGATGGGGATTACCCATGTTATCCGGGCGGAGGAGCACCTGTCCAACACACCCAAGCAGATCTTAGTCTTCCAGGCCCTTGGGTATGAGCTGCCCGTTTTTGCCCACGTGCCCATGATCCTGGCGCCGGACCGCAGCAAATTAAGCAAGAGACACGGTGCCACGTCGGTGGAGGAATACCGCGAAGCGGGCTACCTGCCGGAGGCCATCATCAACTATCTGGCCCTACTGGGCTGGTCGCCCGAGGGGGAAGAAGAAATCCTGCCCCTGGAGGCCATAATAAGCCAGTTCTCCCTGGAAAAGGTGTCAAAGAATGCGGCCATCTATGATACTAAGAAGCTTACGTGGATGAACGGTCACTATCTGAGGGAAAGCGATCTAGACAGGATTACCACAATGGCCCTGCCTTTTCTCCAGGCCCAGGGCCTGCTGCCCGATCCCTTACCCGAGGAAGATTATCCCTACGTGCGGGCCGTGGTAGAAGCCGTCCGGGACCGGGTAAAAACCCTGGCCGAAGTAGCCGAGGCGGCCAGCTATTTCTTTGCCAAGGTGACGGAATACGAAGAGAAGGGTGTACGCAAGTTCTTCGCCCGGCCCGGTGTGGCAGATTTGTTGCGGCAGGCCAAGGAGCGGCTTCAGAAGCTGGAAACCTTTGACATGGAAACCACAGAGAAGGCCTACCGGGACCTGGCCGCCGAGCTGAATATCCCCGCCGGCCAGCTCATCCATCCCACGCGGCTGGCCGTATCCGGCCGAACCATGGGACCCGGCCTCTTTGAGATATTAGAGCTCCTGGGGAAGGAGAGGGTGGTTGCCCGGCTGGAGCAGGCCATTGCGTGGATACAAGAAAATATAGAAGGGGCCGCTGAAGGCGGAAGTTTAAATGGCCCTTGA